Genomic window (Streptomyces cadmiisoli):
CCCGACGCTGGCGTCCCGCAACAGTCAGCCCGCCCCAATCCGCGTATCTCACACAGCAAGGGATACGGCCACCACCCCAGGCCCACAAAGGACTCCGCCGAATTTCTCCCTGACGAGCCGAAGTTAGTGGGCCGCGCCGTCGCCCGCAGTCTCACTGCAGAGCTCTATGCGGTCGACAACTTGCTCGCTCCATGCCCGGATGACCGCCGCCTCCTCAGGTGTGAGTGAGTCGAAGAAGTGGCGGCGAATGTTGTCGGCATGCACGAGCATGGCGCTATGGACGGCGGAATGGCCCTCGACGGTTAGCCCGACCCCGGCGCGGCGGCCATGGGCCCCGAACTGGCTGCGCTTGACGAAGCCGCGTTTTTCCATGCGCGTCAGCTGATGGGCTACGCGGCTCTTGTCCCAGTCGAGAGACTCGGAGAGTTCGCCGACGCGCATCTCACGGCCGGCGGCCTGCCACAGAGTAACTAGCACGCTGAATTCCGCTTGCGAAATTCCACTACGACGCTGAAGGTCACGCTCCAGCTCCCTGGTGAGTAGGCGCTGTGCGCGCAGCCAGGTGTCCCAGAACTTCCGCTCCTCAGGATCCAGTGATCGAGGTTTCGTCATGTTATCAATTTACCGTGACCTGCACAGTTGCCACTTCAACTCCTTCCGTCAAGGTCAGCGCCTGCACCTGCGGCCTGATGACCTTTCCCCACTCGCTGACACCGCCGAGCATGCCGATGGGGAACGCCAGATCCCCTCGGCAACCATCAAAACCTCCTGCTCGGCCCCGGCACCGCCTTACCCGCCAGGTCATAAGCGTCCTCGGAGAAGCCGGCGCCGCCGTTGCCTGGGCCGGCGAACACGGCGTCCGCTACTACGCCGAGCGGACATGACCCGCTTCCCCTCCGCCAAGCACCTGGCCTCCTGGACAGGGGTCTGCCCCGGTCACCACGAGTCCGCCGGCCGCGCCAAGAGCACCAAGGTCCGACCCGGCAACTGCTACCTCAAGGGCGCACTGGGTCTGGCCGCGTTCGGAGCCAGCCGCATCAAGGACACGTTCTTACAGGCCCGCTACCGACGCCTGACCAGCCGCCGTGGCCAAATGAGAGCCCTGGTCGCCGTCGAGCACTCCATCCTCTCAACGGTGTGGCACATGCTCACGCAGGACACCCGCTTCCACGATCTCGGCGGCGACTACTACACCACACACAACCCCGAACGCGCCCTGCGCCGGATCACCCGGCAAGCCAACGCGCTCGGCCTGACCGTCCGCTTCGAACCCATCGAAGCGGCGTGACACTGGTTGCCTGGAGGCAGTCAGACGTTATTTTCGGATCAGGGGTGGCCGGTCAGCAACTCAGCACTTACCTGCGGCCCAGCGTCCTGGTGGTCGATGAGGTCGGCTACCAGCCCCTCGAACGCGCCGCGGCGAACCTGGTCTTCCAGGTCATCTCCAAGCGCTACGAGAAGGGCTCGATCATCCTCACCTCGAACAAGACCTTCAGCCCCAGATGAATGGGGCCAGCTCTTCGGCGACGAAGTCTTGGCCACCGCGATCCTCGACCGGCTCCTCCACCACTGCGACGTGGTCTCCATCAACGGCCCCAGCTACCGGCTCAATAACCGACTGGCGGCCATCGAACGGGACACCCAAGTGGCCTGACACTGAGCACGTCTATCCGTACTTGGTTGAGCCACTGCAAGGAGTACGCCGACACCAGTTGTCGCAGGCAGGAGGGCATACGGGAAGATGGGCTCGCGGGCATGGACTCGCTCGGTGCTCATACGGACTCGTCACCCACATGATCACCACCGGTCATGCCTGTTCTGCATCCAGGGGACCGCTGCCCACAGACGCTGACAACCGATCACATGAGGGACCCGGCAGGCGAACCGCCCACCTCGAGACTTCTCAAGGCCCTGCCCTCCACACCGGCACCGGACCACGCGTCATGGCCACCTTCCGCAACCTCGGTATCGGCCTGCTCGAGGCCCTTGGCGCTGCCAATATCGCCAAGACCACCCGGGCAATCCGCGACCAGCCCGAACGAGCCCACCCACTCCTGGGCATCACCAACAACCCCGACGCTCAGGGAACTTGATCAAGCCCTGGCGTGGGGTGCTCCAGAGTGGACATGGAGTTCATGACGGTTCCGGGAGAATCACCGAATTCATCAGCCGACCCAGCGTTTCCCCTCGCGTGATTTGCTCCGGGTCGGTGACCGGCGGCGGCGCCTCACCCGGCCGTGCGGGCAGGGCGTGATCGACGAAAATCTGCTCCAGACCCGGAGGTGTGTACATGAAGATCATCTTGGCGGCGTGGTTGCCTTTGTTCGTGAAACGATGACGCACCCCTCGAGGGATGTAGATGAAGTCACCTGCCACCGCAGTGAAGATGTGATCGCCGTCCAGGAACTCCAGTTCTCCGCTGAGAATGTAGAACGTCTCGTCCTCATCCGGATGTGCGTGGGGAATCGGACCGCCGCCCGCCGGAACTGTGGCCTCGATGAAACCGAACCCACCGTTCGTCTGCGCACCTGTGGCTTTGACCGTATAGACGTCACCCGCGGACCATACGGTCGGACCCTGACCTGACGGAACGTAGAGCGCGCCGCGCTTGTTCCAGTGCGGGTCGTCGGGGTGCAGTTCGGCCAGCGAAAAGGTCATAAAGATCTCGATTCTGATCTGAGTTATGCAAACAGAAGGTGCCCGGCACTCGTCGGCGTGGCCTCGAACTCGCCGTTCCGCACGTCGATGCCGCCCTCGGCTGCCCGACCGCATGGCCGCACCACAAACGCCGACGCGCTAGTGGACAGAGCATCAGGGAAGACATGTGCCTGGAGGCGGCCCGCACGCCGATGACCGGTGCGGGCCGCCTCCGGCAGTGGTCACTCGCCGTCGGTGTGCAGGATCCGGCGGAAGGCGGCGGAGAGCACGGCCGCCGGGTCGTCGACCGACGCGGCGGAGCGGAAGGCGACATGTCCGTCCGGACGGACGAGCACCGCACCGGTGGTGGATATCTCCCGCTGCTTGGTCCACGCCAGTCGGGTGTCGACGAAGTCCACGTCACCGAGGCCCACCCGGGCCGCGCGCAGCGGGAGCTTCCGCTGCTCGGCGATCTGGGTGGCGGCTTCCACCCAGTCGTGGCCGTCCTCGCCCGCGATGAGGGCGAAGTGACCGCCGTGGATGAGTTCACGCAGTGCGGTGCGCTCACCGGCGCGGTCGACCCAGGCGTGGGGCAGTGGGTGGCCTGGGCGTGTGCTGGGCTGGTAGAGACGGATCGCGTCCAGCGGGGCGGGCGCCGGGGTGCTGTCGCCGACGATCGCGGGGGAGTCGTAGGTGTACCCGAAGTCGGTGTTGTGCTGGTGGAAGACCAGGGTCAGGTTGCCCAGCCACTGGGTGAACGCGTGCCGCCGCTCGACCGCACCGGGGCCGTCCTCCCAGAACAGCCGCAGCGCGGCCCAGTTCTCCTCCGCGCTCTTGTCGGGGGAGAGCCCCATCACCTCGGCGGCTCCGAACTGGGCGGGTGCGGCCTGCATCGCGGTGTCCAGGTTGTGCTGGTTGACCGGGCGGCGTTCGGCGGAGTAGGTGTCGAGCAGGGCGTCGCCGGCACGACCGTCGAGGACGGCGGCGAGCTTCCAGCACAGGTTATAGGCGTCCTGGACGGCCGCGTTCAGACCGAGACCGCCGGCAGGCGGGACCTTGTGCGCGGCGTCTCCGAGCATGAACACCCGTCCGGCCCGGAAGTCGTCGGCGAGGTAGCCTCCCATGTCCCACTCGGCGATCGTCAGGACCTCGATGTCGATGTCGGGGAGCCCCACCGCCTCGCGGGCCCACTGCACCATCTTCTCCGGCTGCGAGGCGTCCATGCCCTCCCCGGTGACGTGCAGGACCCACTCCTTGGACTTCCGCCCCCACTCGGGGCCCTCCGGCACCAGTACGGCACCCCAGCCCAGGTGCCGCGGGTGGTCGGGGTTGAAGATCCAGTGGAAGACCGCGTCCTCCGCCTCGTCGAGATACGGCGAGAGATCCATCGACAGGTACATGCTGGTCAAGGTCATGATCTTCTCCGGACCGGAGAGCTGGACCCCTGCCAACTCGCCCACGGTCCGCCCGCCGTCGGCACCGAGGAGATAGCGGGACCGGACGGTGTAGGTCTCACCGGTACCGCGGTCGAGGACCGTGGAGGTCACACCCGCCGCGTCCTGCTCCAGGCCCACCAGCTCGTGGTTGAACCTGATCGCGGCGTGGTCGTACCGCTCCGCGTGCTTCTTGAGGACGGGCTCGGAGCGCCGCAGGGACAGGTTCGCCGCGGCCTGCGGACTGGCGGCCACGTACTCGGGGTCGGTGTAGCCCCCGCCCCATGCCTCGATGGAGCCGATGCGGCGCCCGTGCCCGTTCTTCGGCCCCCCGCCCGCGAGTCCGGAGAGAAACCCGATGCGGGACATGTACTCCTGAGGGGCGCCCTTCGCCCGGATCTGGGAATCGACACCCATGTCGGCGAAGATCTCCATGCTGCGCTGGTTGAGCATGTGCGCCCGGGGCACGTGCGTGGTGCTCGGGTAGCGCGTCACCAGCAGGGACTCGATGCCCAGGCGGGACAGGAGAATCGACGAGGTCAAGCCGGCCCCACCGCCACCGACGATCAGGACGGGAATTTCAACATCGTACTTCTTCGTCATCGGCCGATACCTTTTCGTGTCGCAAAAGTGTTGACATGTACGCGCGAGTGTGAAGGAGAGTGAGTCATCTCCGTAGCGTAAATCACAATCACGCCGAGTTTTCCTCAGGTGTGGAATATGGTGCCAGTGTGCCGGGCGCGACCTCGGGTCGCCGATCAACCGCCGGGCCCGGAAGTAGGGCACTCATGTTACCTGTTTACGCAAACTGCCCGGCAACGCGTTGCTCGAACACTGATCTCAGCAGGCCCACGTGGCCATCGAGGAGTACCTGTCGTTCATTAGATACGAGACGTTCTGACCGTACCAGCCATAGACCATGTACTCGACGGTGCCCGAATAGTTCACATCATTGTAGAACGCCGCGCACCGGTCGGTGTTCTTCTGGACGGACGAAATGCTGTCGTTCAGGTTGACACCATTCGTGTAATAAAGGTGCCTGAAGTCCGAGTAGGCCGCGTAGGGGTCGAGCACGCGCGCGGAACCCGTGAAGTTGGCGTTCTGGTAAACGCAAATCTGATTTCCGCGGCATTCATATGCAGCGCTAGCTTGGGGTGCCACAACCACACTTGCCGCGAACGCCAGTGCCGTCATGGGAAGTACAGTAGCAAATTTCTTGATCATTGCAGGATTTTCCCTTTTAGATCGATGACGATACTGCAAAGCAGTGGCCCGGCAGAGTTGACAAGATTCAGTTCTGACGGGCAGGTGGACGAGCCCGCAAGGGCGTGTGAACTGAGGCGCCTTCGCGAGGGTTCCAGATCGTTCGGCCCGGGTACGTGGCGGACCCGGGCCGAATATCCCTGCGGAGGTCCTGAGTCAGCTGCCGCTGGAGCGCTGCCACACCGGGTCGAGGGCCATCTGCTTGAGTTGCCGGATGTCCAGTGCGGGTTCGCTGCGGTCGGGGGGTAGCCCGTAAGCGCGTGCATTGACCGCCGAAATCACGACGCGCAGGCCGTTCTTACGGAGGGCGTCGACGCTCCATTCGACCGCTCCCTTGCCGCCCCGGGGAGCAGCTCGCTTATTGATTCTGATGCGAGTGCCATCGGGCAGAGTGGCAGCCTTCTTGAACAGCTCTGTCATGCCGGAGTCGTCCGGCTTCCACCGCTGGACGTTGGAGGTGACGAGACTCTTGCCGCGGCTGTCGTCGACGACGATGTGACCAAAGCCCTCCGACCCGCCCCGCCGACTGGCGTGCAGATCTGCCGGCAGCAAGTGCTCGATGGTTCGGCTGATCTGTTCGCCGGTCATTCTCGGTGCCGATTCCGTCCGGGCGCCGGAGGGCGGCGCAGGGATCGAAGACAGAACGGGCTTCCAGGCACTCGAGGTGGCAATGTCCGAGATCTGCTTGAGGGTCAATGGCAGCGGGGTGTCACCAGCCGCTGTCTTGTCGCCGGGATCGCCGACCTCGGACACGTAAACATGCCCACCGTCCTTGTACGCCAGCAGTGTGCTGAACAGCCTTGCGCCGGACGGATCGTCCTCGTTCTTCGGCGACTGGTCCCGCACGAGGACTGCTCCACCGGGCAGTTGAGTCTCGGTGCATTGGCTGTACGGGTGGTAGGCCGTGTCAGGACACCGCATGACCTGCTCGGGAACCGGCACGGGATACTTGTTGAGGATCACCGTTACCTTCGCTGCCCTACCACCCCTGTCGAAGACCAGTTGGGCTGAGGGCGGCGGTCCCGACTTGTCGCCCAGCCCCTTACCCTGCTGCGACGAGAACTTCCCTTCAGGTAGCAGATTCTCGAGAAGAGACACCATGCGCTGGGCTGATACCGGCGTCGGGGCGGACGTAGGGGACTGGCCGTCAGCATCGATGGAGGTGCAACCTGCGAGCACAACGGCGCTCAGGCCAGCCGACAGGACCGAGGAAAATATGCGCCGCCGCTCTGCAAAGCTACCGTCCACCTGTGCCACACGGACACGAGCCGGAAGCCTTATGGCTGTCGCCGATGGAGATTTCCGCACTCGTGAACCGCCTGCAATCGTCGTGGAAATGGGTTGTGGGACCGACTGGCGAGGCCCCATGGAGTCCATAAACATTAAAGACCACCGCGTAACGGCTTTTCGGAAGGTTTGAACCGGGGAAGGCCGGAGTGTTGAGGGCACCTACAGCAATGACGCGCACACAGGAGCACGCAACCGGAGGAGCACAAAAATCCCGGCCGACATGGCCCGAGCGTCGGGGCTGGCCTCCACAAGCCATGGGTGTCCTAGTGCGAGTGAGACAAGATCTGCTATAGCGTGCCGCCGAATGGTGTGGCCGATAGCGCTATAAAATCCCAGCTCACAACCGGAACAGGGGCACACGGCGGCTGCGCTCACCGTGATGGGCCGTCAGCCTGTGGCCCTGGCGGCGAGCCGCCGTTCTGCCACCTGGCGGCTGATTATCGGTGAAGACTACAAGCGTTATCGGCTACACGGCTCTAATGGGGGCAAAAGCCTAGGAGAGTGTCGCTGCCGCCCCCGTTTCCGCGTCAGTTGTAGGCGGGACCATACGAGGAGATGGCGTCGTTGTAAGGGTAATTCAGCACGCTCCACGTAAACATGGGGTCGAAAAATCCGTAGGTTCCCGTATAATTCGCGTTATTCCACGTCTGGAGGCCGTATTCGTTCGTCTTGATGGACGAGATTGTGTCGTTCCACAAGTATTCGACGTAATTCGTCCATTCGGGCTTGGTGTAGCCGCCCAGGCAATAGCCTTGCGAACCCACCAGGTAGCGGCGGTCACACATTTGCCACTGGTGGATTGAGGCCGAGGTGGAGGCCGAGGTGGCCGAGGGGGAGGCCGAGGAGGAGGCCGAAGCTGAGGTGGAGGTGACGCCGACGAGTGCGCCGGCGCACGTGAAGGCTGCAGCAGCCCCCAGAGCGACCTTGTTGGGGTTTCGCATGTGCTCTCTCTTTATGGAAGGCCAGGCTTCTTTCGCTTGTCACGACAGAACAGCCCCGGCCGGAGAAGCTTGACCGTTCAAGCATATGAAATTGCGAATGCTGCGTCAAGTGCCGGTTCGTCCGGCCCCTGCTACCGGCCACGTATCCTTTCGTCACTCGTGGAACCGTCCGATGAAGAGCAGCCTCCCCGTTCTACTTCGGATGGCTGTGCATCAGGGTGAAGCGGTGGTTTCGGTTGCTTGTTGCTGGGCTGGGCCTGGCAGGGGCCCGACGACGCGGGTCGGGTTCTCCAGGGTTCCTCGGGTGGTGGGTGGCCATAGACGGGATCCACCCGGACCATGCGGCCGACGATCGAGGTCGACGCCGCCATCGAGACGGGGACGCCCTCCGGGGCCTGCCGGAACGTGAAGTGCATGTCGCCGAAACGCGAGTCTTCCCGGGAGCCGACGTCGATCAAGTCGATGGAGCGCTGCTCCCCGATGTCGACGTTGAGAACTCACGGCACCAGTGCGCGATTTGGTCACGGTCCTTGCCCGTGAGACGGCCCTGGCCTTCCGGTCGCGGCTGCGGCGGGGTGAGCGCGCCGAGATGAGCGTATCCACCGGGGGTGGCCGAGGGCGTGGCAGGGACCTGCCATCGCGCAGGTGTGGGATGGCAGTGCGGTGACGCCTGCGGGCTAGGTGTTTTCCTCAGTTGCGGAAAAACTCTCTGGAGCCTTACACTCCACGTTGTACGAACGAGTAGGAGCGGCGAATGGGCCGTGCATCGCCGCTCAATGCGGCCTGCCTGCCAGGCGACGAGCCGGTGCCCACGGTCCAGCTGGCCGCTGCTCATGACCTGTCACCCAGCCACCTGAACAAGGTGCTCCAATGCCTGGTCAGGGCTGGCATCCTGCAGTCCATGTCGGGACTGCGAGGCGCTTGCCGCTTGGCTCGCCCCCTGGCGACGATTTCGATGCTGGCCGTAGTGACGGCGGTCGAAGGCGATCAGTCGGTCTACCACTGTGCGGAGATCCGCCAGCATGGCACCGTCGGGGAACAGTTTCCGAAAGCAGCTTCTCCAGGCCCGCCCGGTGAAGACTGCAAACATTTGCCGCGCACTCGGCCCCACCTGAGTAAACGCACCTTGCACGAGAACTGGTACCAAATGTTGAGATGGCACCGCTGGCGGCTCATTATGGCCGCGTTCCTGGCGGTCATAGGAGTAAGCGTCACCTCGGTGGCGTCAGCATCGGCAGCCCCTTCACCTTCGCGAGATGGGGTCCCGATTACGATGAAGGGGACTGCGAGCCCCAGCGCGGACAAGAAGGCCAAGGTCTCGAGCGCGGCGAAGAAAGCCAAGGGCACGAGCACGAAGAAGAAGGCCAAGGACTCCAGCGCGAAGAAGGCCGGAGGCCCCGGCACAGCAGCTCAGTGGCCGTGGGAAAGGCCCCAGGGTCCGAACAACATCATCTCGAGCGACAGTGCCGCCGCCGCCACCGTGGCGGGGTCGAACAACCAGCTGAGGGTTTGGCGAGGGGAGGGTGGTGGGGCTACTCCCCTCTACTACTCCTTCGAAGGCGAAGACGCCCGAGAAATACCAGGTGGCGCCCGTACGGCCAACGCCCCGGCTGTGGCGTGGTTCGATGACTACATGTACGTCTTCCACCGGGGGACTGACAACCGCGTCTACTACATGCGTTACGATCCGGACTTCGGTGGCGACTGGCACGACGGCCAGGGATGGACCGCCCTTCCTCAGAGTGTGCTGACCCTGGCGACACCGTCAGTGACGTCGTACCACAGCCACACGAATCTGATGGTGACCTGGCGCGGCACGGACAGCCGCATGTACCTGGGACGACTGGACCAGAACCTTGGATGGCACGGCATGGGCGAAGTCGGCGGCAACGGCCTGACTCCGAGTTCCCCCGCGATCGCCGAAATGGGAACCATAGTAACCGCTCCGGAAAACGCCGGAGACTGGCTGCTGGTGGCGCACCGTGGCAACGACAACCACGTTTACCTCCAGGTCGGTATCTGGTTCCGAGGCCAGGATCACATCACATGGAATCCGAATTGGCACCGGTTGGGTGACTGGCGAACGAATTCCAGGCCGAGCATCGCCACTACTGGCACCACCAATCAGTATGGGCAGGTCAGTATTCGAACGCTGGACGACACCCTCGCCTGGATAGATCTTATCCAGACCGAAGGTGGCGAGGGCCTGTCCCTTGGTGACTGGATCAGGGACCAGGCTAACGCGGACCTCAGCTCTGCCCCCACCCTCTACCGGTTGGGATTCACCATCGTCGCTGTCGGCATGGATTGGTGGAACCACAGGCTGCAGGAGAAGCGAATCTGGTAATTTTTCAGTCCGTGCTGGCTCTTTCGTCAGGAGTCTGAAAGAGCACAACCAGCCCGACTGCATGTGAAGCCTCAGGTGGACGCATCTCGAAAATCCCCGTCCACCGAGGTTTCATTTGTGTGCACACCTGTCGAGGAACCGTCCGGCTCGTCATTCTCGAGCGTGATGCAGACCAGCGGGGTGGCTTTCGGGGCTGCCGGCTCAGAACCCAAACCCGGCAGGCGCTGGGCTCAGGCACTTCCCACGAGCCGGTCACGGTAGGGCTTGTGAGCGGGACGAACTTCAAGCGCTCTTCCCGGCTCCTCGGTCGTGCCGACGAGTAGATCCTCCGCCGTTGGCCCACAGCCGGACGCACGCGTGGCTTCTGCGTCGACAAGCTCCGCGTCGAAGATCGGATGGTTCGTTGCCGCCCGCGCCAGGCGACGTCGCAAGCCGTACAGACAGCCACCTTCGGCGGGCCCGATCCGGTACGGAAGTAGGGCCGTCGCGACTTTTGAAGCTTCTTGAGGGTGTGCGGGTGCCGATAAGGTGGTCTGCGAGCGACGAAAGGTGGCGGTCGCCGCCAAAGATGCCGTGGACCATCAGGCCACGTCAATGCCATGCGGTTCTCCGATCTTGCAACTGCAGCCGCACCCAGCTGCCCAGGCTCACCATGGTCCGCAGCGTCAAACGTCTTGTTCGACGGCCGCGGTGCACCGCCCGTCGTCAGGTCGGTCTGCCCCACTGCACGGCCCGGCACGTGGGCCGGTGATCCGGAGGTGTCGGATGAGGACCTGTTCAGGCAAGATGGTGTCCGGCCCGCCTTCTCGGCTTCCGCAGGGCTCGAGTCTGCATGATCGGCGAGAGGCGTGGTCCCCGTTTCGGCATCGCCGCCGGCCCGCCATCTCATCGGGCGATGCGAGTGCGCATCAGTCCTGATAAAGGGCCCGGCAGGATGAGCCGGGCGGGTCGGCCGCACAGAGGACGTGCGGACGTCTTGGCGTCGAGTCTGATCGGGAATCCGGGGAGTCTGTCATTTCTAAGGAAGCGCAGTCGCGTGATCGCGGAACCGCCAAGGACAGGATCCTTGACGCAGCCGTGGTCGCCTTCGCCGAGTCCGGATACGACGGTGTAGGACTGCGGGAGATCGCGGTGGCGGCCGGCGTGAACTCCCGCTTGATCAGTCACTACTTCGGTTCGAAGGAAGGCTTGTTCCGCGCTGTGCTTGACCGGGTCAGCGACGGTCCGTTCCTGCTGACCCCTGAGGGGGCGCAGGGGTTCATGACCGTCGATCCGCCCTTCGACGACCTTGCGGGCCTGCTGACGATGCTCCGCTCCACATCAAGCCGACAGGCCATGGCCATCATCCGCGGCGAGGTCGCAAACCGCTACGAGGCCGACCTGGCCGCAAGCCTGACGGGCCCGGACGCCCGCGGACGGGCAGCCCTGATCAACGCCATCACCGTCGGCATCCGCCTGATGCGCGAAGTCGTGGGCAACGAGGCGCTGAAAGGCGAAGACGCAGCAGCGATCGTTCCGTACCTGGACGCCATTGCACGGATCCTGTACGACGCCCCAGCCGATAAGCACTGAGCGTTGTCAGCGCTGCTGTTGCAGGCGGGGTCGACGATTCCCGAGGTCTGGGCTGCATCAGGAATCGCGTAGCAAGGGTGATCGGGCCAGCTGTTTCGTAACGCCACGGAGCCCCGGCGGGCAGCATTTCCGGGGGCTCCGCGGCGTATGGAGTTGCGCTGTTTCAACGATGCCACCGCTTCCGTGTCACGCGGCGGTCCGGGGGCTACCAGCGCATGTCGAGGGTGTTGAGGTCGTTACTGTCCAGGACCCGGGGGAACCTTAATGTGATGACCGTGGCGTCTTGGCCGCGATCGTCTATGTCGCTACCGCAGGCTGCACTTGGCGTCAGCTACCGCCGGTCGTCGGCGCCTCCCGGCAGACGGTGCACCGGCGATTCAACGGACTGGTCGCGAGCCCGGGTCTGGGCGAAGTTGCACCGCGTGGTGCTGGACCGGCTCGGCGCGGCTGGCGTGCTGGACTGGTCTCGCTGCGCGATGGACTCGGTCATTGTCTGCGCGGTCAAAAGAGGGCTCTCGACCGGACGGAGTCCGACCGATCGAGCAAAGTTGGGTTCGAGATTTACGTCATCTGCGACCTCAGCGGGTTGCCCATTTTGGTCGGCGTCTCCGGCGCCAACCATCTCGACAGCCAAGCTCTTATCCCTCAGATGCGCGGGATCCCTCCGATCCGTTCCCGCTACGGGCCCCGGCGTCGCCGACCGGGCAAGCTCCACGCGGATAAGGGTTACGACTTTGACCACCTGCGAGGATGGTTGCGCCGTCGGCAGATTGTGCCGCGCATTGCCGGCCGCGGCATCGAATCGTCCAGCCGCTTGAGACGGCATCGCCTGGCTGCACGTTCGCTGCCACTCTGGAGACGGCCCGCACCGCCCCCCGTGCACGGTGGCGGAGGGGAGATCTCTCCCCCCCCGGCGCACCGCGCACCATCACCGTGCGTAATGAGGATGGAGGGTGGCGAACTTGCCGTTCCGAGCCCCGTGGGCCGGGGTAGGCACGGTTCGCAAATGCGTGTCCTGCCGGACGCGAACGGACTGCCCTTACGGGCCGGGCTCTCCGCGGCTGACACCCATGAAAGTTTGCTCTGAAGCCGATGCTGTCCCATTTCCACATGGGACACGAATCCAGCC
Coding sequences:
- a CDS encoding Rrf2 family transcriptional regulator, whose translation is MGRASPLNAACLPGDEPVPTVQLAAAHDLSPSHLNKVLQCLVRAGILQSMSGLRGACRLARPLATISMLAVVTAVEGDQSVYHCAEIRQHGTVGEQFPKAASPGPPGEDCKHLPRTRPHLSKRTLHENWYQMLRWHRWRLIMAAFLAVIGVSVTSVASASAAPSPSRDGVPITMKGTASPSADKKAKVSSAAKKAKGTSTKKKAKDSSAKKAGGPGTAAQWPWERPQGPNNIISSDSAAAATVAGSNNQLRVWRGEGGGATPLYYSFEGEDAREIPGGARTANAPAVAWFDDYMYVFHRGTDNRVYYMRYDPDFGGDWHDGQGWTALPQSVLTLATPSVTSYHSHTNLMVTWRGTDSRMYLGRLDQNLGWHGMGEVGGNGLTPSSPAIAEMGTIVTAPENAGDWLLVAHRGNDNHVYLQVGIWFRGQDHITWNPNWHRLGDWRTNSRPSIATTGTTNQYGQVSIRTLDDTLAWIDLIQTEGGEGLSLGDWIRDQANADLSSAPTLYRLGFTIVAVGMDWWNHRLQEKRIW
- a CDS encoding peptidase inhibitor family I36 protein; the protein is MTALAFAASVVVAPQASAAYECRGNQICVYQNANFTGSARVLDPYAAYSDFRHLYYTNGVNLNDSISSVQKNTDRCAAFYNDVNYSGTVEYMVYGWYGQNVSYLMNDRYSSMATWAC
- a CDS encoding TetR/AcrR family transcriptional regulator, with protein sequence MVAFAESGYDGVGLREIAVAAGVNSRLISHYFGSKEGLFRAVLDRVSDGPFLLTPEGAQGFMTVDPPFDDLAGLLTMLRSTSSRQAMAIIRGEVANRYEADLAASLTGPDARGRAALINAITVGIRLMREVVGNEALKGEDAAAIVPYLDAIARILYDAPADKH
- a CDS encoding FAD-dependent monooxygenase; translation: MTKKYDVEIPVLIVGGGGAGLTSSILLSRLGIESLLVTRYPSTTHVPRAHMLNQRSMEIFADMGVDSQIRAKGAPQEYMSRIGFLSGLAGGGPKNGHGRRIGSIEAWGGGYTDPEYVAASPQAAANLSLRRSEPVLKKHAERYDHAAIRFNHELVGLEQDAAGVTSTVLDRGTGETYTVRSRYLLGADGGRTVGELAGVQLSGPEKIMTLTSMYLSMDLSPYLDEAEDAVFHWIFNPDHPRHLGWGAVLVPEGPEWGRKSKEWVLHVTGEGMDASQPEKMVQWAREAVGLPDIDIEVLTIAEWDMGGYLADDFRAGRVFMLGDAAHKVPPAGGLGLNAAVQDAYNLCWKLAAVLDGRAGDALLDTYSAERRPVNQHNLDTAMQAAPAQFGAAEVMGLSPDKSAEENWAALRLFWEDGPGAVERRHAFTQWLGNLTLVFHQHNTDFGYTYDSPAIVGDSTPAPAPLDAIRLYQPSTRPGHPLPHAWVDRAGERTALRELIHGGHFALIAGEDGHDWVEAATQIAEQRKLPLRAARVGLGDVDFVDTRLAWTKQREISTTGAVLVRPDGHVAFRSAASVDDPAAVLSAAFRRILHTDGE
- a CDS encoding transposase — protein: MTRFPSAKHLASWTGVCPGHHESAGRAKSTKVRPGNCYLKGALGLAAFGASRIKDTFLQARYRRLTSRRGQMRALVAVEHSILSTVWHMLTQDTRFHDLGGDYYTTHNPERALRRITRQANALGLTVRFEPIEAA
- a CDS encoding MarR family winged helix-turn-helix transcriptional regulator, which encodes MTKPRSLDPEERKFWDTWLRAQRLLTRELERDLQRRSGISQAEFSVLVTLWQAAGREMRVGELSESLDWDKSRVAHQLTRMEKRGFVKRSQFGAHGRRAGVGLTVEGHSAVHSAMLVHADNIRRHFFDSLTPEEAAVIRAWSEQVVDRIELCSETAGDGAAH
- a CDS encoding cupin domain-containing protein; amino-acid sequence: MTFSLAELHPDDPHWNKRGALYVPSGQGPTVWSAGDVYTVKATGAQTNGGFGFIEATVPAGGGPIPHAHPDEDETFYILSGELEFLDGDHIFTAVAGDFIYIPRGVRHRFTNKGNHAAKMIFMYTPPGLEQIFVDHALPARPGEAPPPVTDPEQITRGETLGRLMNSVILPEPS